From a region of the Sminthopsis crassicaudata isolate SCR6 chromosome 6, ASM4859323v1, whole genome shotgun sequence genome:
- the TMEM179B gene encoding transmembrane protein 179B yields the protein MALPGLHRAELVLFAAAFLAGAVVAAAVFRTQASFSGQCPVYGVASWNGSSLALASSSAPSLCYFVAGVSGLLALYCLLLLFYWTYSSCLEDAHRSPLGLRISLGLSAVGIFLVLVSSCILRFGTKSLCASIMGFKIVNCCSDAQKLPWVPPGPGLRFYSSLYDAEASSWASLVLWCLLLALQLLQWKWEAPPYRPLERGDPEWSSETEALFGARPARP from the exons ATGGCGCTCCCGGGGCTGCACCGCGCCGAGCTCGTGCTCTTCGCCGCCGCCTTCCTGGCTGGGGCCGTGGTGGCCGCCGCAGTCTTCCGGACGCAG GCCTCCTTCAGTGGCCAGTGCCCCGTCTATGGCGTCGCCAGCTGGAATGGCTCCTCCCTCGCCCTGGCGAGCTCCTCTGCCCCGTCCCTGTGCTATTTCGTGGCCGGCGTGTCTGGCCTCCTGGCCCTCTACTGCCTCCTGCTCTTGTTCTACTGGACGTACAGCAGCTGCCTGGAAGACGCCCACAG AAGTCCCCTCGGCCTCCGCATCTCCCTGGGCTTGTCGGCCGTGGGCATCTTCCTGGTGCTGGTGTCCTCATGCATCCTCCGGTTTGGCACCAAGTCCCTCTGTGCCTCCATCATGGGCTTTAAAATCGTGAACTG CTGCTCGGATGCCCAGAAACTTCCCTGGGTGCCTCCCGGACCCGGCCTCCGCTTCTACTCCTCCCTGTATGACGCAGAA GCTTCCTCCTGGGCGAGCCTGGTCTTGTGGTGCCTGCTGCTGGCATTGCAGCTGCTGCAGTGGAAGTGGGAAGCCCCCCCATACCGGCCGCTGGAGCGCGGGGACCCGGAGTGGAGCTCGGAAACAGAAGCCCTGTTTGGGGCCCGCCCGGCCCGGCCCTGA
- the TMEM223 gene encoding transmembrane protein 223 gives MAGLAVRLSRLGPPRAAWARAALHGAAPERDVLLFEHKRGRFFAFLGFFCAGQGVFWASLAAAAVSGPGGGAQGSGRRPSPGSTLWRYGLAAGCASVGLLVLAAGLLFSRRSVSSVLLRKGGQRVTLTTHAPFGLGAQLTVPLHQVSCMAHRGEVPAVLPIKVKGHRFYFLLDKDGRFPNMRLFDVTVGAYRRL, from the exons ATGGCGGGGCTGGCGGTGCGCCTGAGCCGCCTCGGGCCGCCGCGGGCTGCCTGGGCCCGGGCTGCGCTGCACGGGGCGGCCCCGGAGCGGGACGTGCTGCTCTTCGAGCACAAGCGCGGCCGTTTCTTCGCCTTCCTGGGCTTCTTCTGCGCCGGCCAGGGCGTCTTCTGGGCGTCGCTGGCCGCGGCTGCCGTGTCCGGGCCCGGGGGCGGCGCTCAGGGCTCAGGACGCCGGCCCAGCCCGGGCTCCACGCTCTGGCGCTACGGACTGGCCGCGGGCTGCGCCTCTGTGG GACTGCTGGTGCTGGCCGCCGGGCTGCTCTTCTCCCGGCGCTCCGTGAGCTCCGTGCTGCTGCGCAAAGGGGGGCAGCGCGTGACGCTGACCACGCACGCCCCCTTCGGCCTGGGGGCCCAGCTGACCGTGCCCCTGCACCAGGTGTCCTGCATGGCCCACCGCGGGGAGGTGCCCGCCGTGCTCCCCATCAAGGTCAAAGGCCACCGCTTCTACTTCCTCCTGGACAAGGACGGCCGCTTCCCCAACATGCGGCTGTTCGACGTCACCGTGGGGGCGTACCGGCGCCTGTGA
- the NXF1 gene encoding nuclear RNA export factor 1 isoform X5, with the protein MADEGKSYIEHDDRVGGSFPQRRKKGRGPFRWKYGETNSRPRNRGGPGPRAPRLEEDDGDVAMSDAQDGPRSRYAPYNSRPNRRGGDNWHDRDRIHVTVRRDRPGQDRGNTPGSSLDAASKNWFRITIPYGRKYDKTWLLNSIQSKCNVPFNPVEFHYENTRAQFFVEDASTATAIKAVNHKILDRENRRISVIINPSAPPQSAQNELKPEQVEQLKFVMSKRYDGSQQALDLKGLRTDPDLVAQNIDVILNRRNCMSAALRIIEENIPELLSLNLSNNRLYRLDDFSEIVQKAPNLKILNLSGNELKSERELDKVKRLKLDELWLVGNPLCGAFRDQSSYISAIREHFPKLLRLDGHELPPPIAFDVEAPTTLPPCKGSYFGSENLKAMVLFFLQQYYSVYDSGDRQGLLDAYHDQACCSLSIPFTIQNPSRGSMSEYFKDSRNVKKLKDPTLRFRLLKHTRLNVVAFLNELPKTQHDVNSFVVDICAQTETLLCFAVHGVFKEVDGKSRDSVRAFSRVFIAVPSNNAARLCIVNDKLFIRNATTDEIRRAFAMPAPTPSSSPVPTLSPEQQEMLQTFSTQSGMNLEWSQKCLQDNDWDFARAAQVFTQLKAGGKIPEVAFLK; encoded by the exons ATGGCGGACGAGGGCAAGTCGTACATCG AGCACGATGACCGTGTTGGGGGTAGCTTCCCCCAGAGACGGAAGAAAGGCCGGGGCCCCTTCCGATGGAAATATGGTGAGACCAATTCCCGGCCCCGGAACCGCGGCGGCCCTGGTCCCCGAGCCCCACGCCTGGAGGAGGATGACGGCGATGTGGCCATGAGCGATGCCCAGGATGGCCCCCGATCCCGGTA CGCACCTTACAACTCACGGCCTAACCGGAGGGGGGGAGACAACTGGCACGATCGAGACAGGATTCATGTCACCGTGCGCCGAGACAGGCCTGGCCAGGACAGAGGAAACACCCCTGGCTCCAGCCTAGATGCCGCGTCCAAAAACTGGTTCAGGATCACA ATCCCTTACGGCCGGAAGTATGACAAGACATGGCTGCTGAACTCAATCCAGAGTAAATGCAATGTCCCCTTCAATCCTGTGGAG TTTCACTATGAGAATACCCGGGCCCAGTTCTTTGTGGAGGATGCCAGCACAGCGACCGCCATCAAGGCTGTGAACCACAAGATTCTGGACCGAGAAAACAGAAGG ATATCTGTCATAATCAACCCATCCGCCCCTCCCCAGTCGGCGCAGAATGAGCTCAAGCCTGAGCAAGTGGAGCAGCTCAAG TTTGTCATGAGCAAGCGCTACGATGGTTCCCAGCAGGCCCTGGACCTGAAGGGCCTGCGCACAGACCCAG ACTTGGTGGCCCAGAACATTGACGTCATCCTAAATCGACGAAACTGCATGTCTGCTGCCCTCCGGATCATCGAGGAAAACATCCCCGAG CTGCTGTCATTAAATCTGAGTAACAACCGGCTGTACCGGCTGGACGATTTTTCGGAGATTGTGCAGAAGGCACCGAATCTCAAGATCCTGAACCTTTCTGGGAATGAG CTGAAGTCTGAGCGAGAGCTGGACAAGGtgaagaggctgaagctggacgAGCTGTGGCTCGTAGGGAACCCGCTTTGTGGTGCTTTCCGGGACCAGTCCTCCTACATTAG CGCCATCCGGGAACACTTCCCCAAGCTGCTGCGTCTG GACGGCCATGAGTTGCCTCCCCCAATAGCCTTTGATGTGGAAGCTCCCACTACTCTCCCACCCTGCAAG GGCAGCTACTTTGGATCAGAAAACCTGAAGGCCATGGTCCTGTTCTTCCTGCAGCA GTATTACTCTGTGTATGACTCTGGAGACAGGCAGGGGCTGCTGGACGCCTACCACGACCAAGCTTGCTGCTCCCTCAGCATCCCCTTCACCATCCAGAACCCTTCTCG GGGCAGCATGAGTGAGTACTTCAAAGACAGTAGGAACGTGAAGAAGCTCAAGGACCCCA CGCTTCGATTCCGGCTCTTAAAACACACGCGCCTCAATGTCGTGGCCTTCCTCAATGAGCTTCCCAAGACCCAGCATGATGTGAACTCCTTCGTGGTGGACATCTGCGCCCAGACG GAAACACTGCTGTGCTTTGCTGTGCACGGGGTCTTTAAGGAAG TGGACGGGAAATCTCGTGACTCTGTGCGAGCGTTCTCCCGGGTGTTCATCGCAGTCCCCTCGAACAATGCTGCCAG GCTCTGTATCGTGAACGATAAGCTCTTCATCCGCAACGCCACGACCGACGAAATCCGCCGAGCCTTCGCCATGCCggcccccaccccctcctccagccCCGTGCCCACTCTCTCCCCAGAACAGCAAGAGATGTTACAGACCTTCTCGACTCAGTCTGGCATGAACCTGGAATGGTCACAGAA GTGCCTTCAGGACAACGACTGGGACTTTGCTAGAGCGGCGCAGGTCTTCACGCAGCTCAAG GCTGGAGGCAAGATCCCCGAGGTGGCCTTCCTCAAGTGA
- the NXF1 gene encoding nuclear RNA export factor 1 isoform X1 produces MTGRKRGEGASQAVPAVPAVPAVPAPRSLHPPEHDDRVGGSFPQRRKKGRGPFRWKYGETNSRPRNRGGPGPRAPRLEEDDGDVAMSDAQDGPRSRYAPYNSRPNRRGGDNWHDRDRIHVTVRRDRPGQDRGNTPGSSLDAASKNWFRITIPYGRKYDKTWLLNSIQSKCNVPFNPVEFHYENTRAQFFVEDASTATAIKAVNHKILDRENRRISVIINPSAPPQSAQNELKPEQVEQLKFVMSKRYDGSQQALDLKGLRTDPDLVAQNIDVILNRRNCMSAALRIIEENIPELLSLNLSNNRLYRLDDFSEIVQKAPNLKILNLSGNELKSERELDKVKRLKLDELWLVGNPLCGAFRDQSSYISAIREHFPKLLRLDGHELPPPIAFDVEAPTTLPPCKGSYFGSENLKAMVLFFLQQYYSVYDSGDRQGLLDAYHDQACCSLSIPFTIQNPSRGSMSEYFKDSRNVKKLKDPTLRFRLLKHTRLNVVAFLNELPKTQHDVNSFVVDICAQTETLLCFAVHGVFKEVDGKSRDSVRAFSRVFIAVPSNNAARLCIVNDKLFIRNATTDEIRRAFAMPAPTPSSSPVPTLSPEQQEMLQTFSTQSGMNLEWSQKCLQDNDWDFARAAQVFTQLKAGGKIPEVAFLK; encoded by the exons ATgacaggaaggaaaaggggagaaggggCTTCGCAGGCTGTCCCGGCTGTCCCGGCTGTCCCGGCTGTCCCGGCTCCCCGCAGCCTTCATCCGCCAG AGCACGATGACCGTGTTGGGGGTAGCTTCCCCCAGAGACGGAAGAAAGGCCGGGGCCCCTTCCGATGGAAATATGGTGAGACCAATTCCCGGCCCCGGAACCGCGGCGGCCCTGGTCCCCGAGCCCCACGCCTGGAGGAGGATGACGGCGATGTGGCCATGAGCGATGCCCAGGATGGCCCCCGATCCCGGTA CGCACCTTACAACTCACGGCCTAACCGGAGGGGGGGAGACAACTGGCACGATCGAGACAGGATTCATGTCACCGTGCGCCGAGACAGGCCTGGCCAGGACAGAGGAAACACCCCTGGCTCCAGCCTAGATGCCGCGTCCAAAAACTGGTTCAGGATCACA ATCCCTTACGGCCGGAAGTATGACAAGACATGGCTGCTGAACTCAATCCAGAGTAAATGCAATGTCCCCTTCAATCCTGTGGAG TTTCACTATGAGAATACCCGGGCCCAGTTCTTTGTGGAGGATGCCAGCACAGCGACCGCCATCAAGGCTGTGAACCACAAGATTCTGGACCGAGAAAACAGAAGG ATATCTGTCATAATCAACCCATCCGCCCCTCCCCAGTCGGCGCAGAATGAGCTCAAGCCTGAGCAAGTGGAGCAGCTCAAG TTTGTCATGAGCAAGCGCTACGATGGTTCCCAGCAGGCCCTGGACCTGAAGGGCCTGCGCACAGACCCAG ACTTGGTGGCCCAGAACATTGACGTCATCCTAAATCGACGAAACTGCATGTCTGCTGCCCTCCGGATCATCGAGGAAAACATCCCCGAG CTGCTGTCATTAAATCTGAGTAACAACCGGCTGTACCGGCTGGACGATTTTTCGGAGATTGTGCAGAAGGCACCGAATCTCAAGATCCTGAACCTTTCTGGGAATGAG CTGAAGTCTGAGCGAGAGCTGGACAAGGtgaagaggctgaagctggacgAGCTGTGGCTCGTAGGGAACCCGCTTTGTGGTGCTTTCCGGGACCAGTCCTCCTACATTAG CGCCATCCGGGAACACTTCCCCAAGCTGCTGCGTCTG GACGGCCATGAGTTGCCTCCCCCAATAGCCTTTGATGTGGAAGCTCCCACTACTCTCCCACCCTGCAAG GGCAGCTACTTTGGATCAGAAAACCTGAAGGCCATGGTCCTGTTCTTCCTGCAGCA GTATTACTCTGTGTATGACTCTGGAGACAGGCAGGGGCTGCTGGACGCCTACCACGACCAAGCTTGCTGCTCCCTCAGCATCCCCTTCACCATCCAGAACCCTTCTCG GGGCAGCATGAGTGAGTACTTCAAAGACAGTAGGAACGTGAAGAAGCTCAAGGACCCCA CGCTTCGATTCCGGCTCTTAAAACACACGCGCCTCAATGTCGTGGCCTTCCTCAATGAGCTTCCCAAGACCCAGCATGATGTGAACTCCTTCGTGGTGGACATCTGCGCCCAGACG GAAACACTGCTGTGCTTTGCTGTGCACGGGGTCTTTAAGGAAG TGGACGGGAAATCTCGTGACTCTGTGCGAGCGTTCTCCCGGGTGTTCATCGCAGTCCCCTCGAACAATGCTGCCAG GCTCTGTATCGTGAACGATAAGCTCTTCATCCGCAACGCCACGACCGACGAAATCCGCCGAGCCTTCGCCATGCCggcccccaccccctcctccagccCCGTGCCCACTCTCTCCCCAGAACAGCAAGAGATGTTACAGACCTTCTCGACTCAGTCTGGCATGAACCTGGAATGGTCACAGAA GTGCCTTCAGGACAACGACTGGGACTTTGCTAGAGCGGCGCAGGTCTTCACGCAGCTCAAG GCTGGAGGCAAGATCCCCGAGGTGGCCTTCCTCAAGTGA
- the NXF1 gene encoding nuclear RNA export factor 1 isoform X4, with protein sequence MADEGKSYIEHDDRVGGSFPQRRKKGRGPFRWKYGETNSRPRNRGGPGPRAPRLEEDDGDVAMSDAQDGPRSRYAPYNSRPNRRGGDNWHDRDRIHVTVRRDRPGQDRGNTPGSSLDAASKNWFRITIPYGRKYDKTWLLNSIQSKCNVPFNPVEFHYENTRAQFFVEDASTATAIKAVNHKILDRENRRISVIINPSAPPQSAQNELKPEQVEQLKFVMSKRYDGSQQALDLKGLRTDPDLVAQNIDVILNRRNCMSAALRIIEENIPELLSLNLSNNRLYRLDDFSEIVQKAPNLKILNLSGNELKSERELDKVKRLKLDELWLVGNPLCGAFRDQSSYIRSSRSSQSSDPHSCLPQDGHELPPPIAFDVEAPTTLPPCKGSYFGSENLKAMVLFFLQQYYSVYDSGDRQGLLDAYHDQACCSLSIPFTIQNPSRGSMSEYFKDSRNVKKLKDPTLRFRLLKHTRLNVVAFLNELPKTQHDVNSFVVDICAQTETLLCFAVHGVFKEVDGKSRDSVRAFSRVFIAVPSNNAARLCIVNDKLFIRNATTDEIRRAFAMPAPTPSSSPVPTLSPEQQEMLQTFSTQSGMNLEWSQKCLQDNDWDFARAAQVFTQLKAGGKIPEVAFLK encoded by the exons ATGGCGGACGAGGGCAAGTCGTACATCG AGCACGATGACCGTGTTGGGGGTAGCTTCCCCCAGAGACGGAAGAAAGGCCGGGGCCCCTTCCGATGGAAATATGGTGAGACCAATTCCCGGCCCCGGAACCGCGGCGGCCCTGGTCCCCGAGCCCCACGCCTGGAGGAGGATGACGGCGATGTGGCCATGAGCGATGCCCAGGATGGCCCCCGATCCCGGTA CGCACCTTACAACTCACGGCCTAACCGGAGGGGGGGAGACAACTGGCACGATCGAGACAGGATTCATGTCACCGTGCGCCGAGACAGGCCTGGCCAGGACAGAGGAAACACCCCTGGCTCCAGCCTAGATGCCGCGTCCAAAAACTGGTTCAGGATCACA ATCCCTTACGGCCGGAAGTATGACAAGACATGGCTGCTGAACTCAATCCAGAGTAAATGCAATGTCCCCTTCAATCCTGTGGAG TTTCACTATGAGAATACCCGGGCCCAGTTCTTTGTGGAGGATGCCAGCACAGCGACCGCCATCAAGGCTGTGAACCACAAGATTCTGGACCGAGAAAACAGAAGG ATATCTGTCATAATCAACCCATCCGCCCCTCCCCAGTCGGCGCAGAATGAGCTCAAGCCTGAGCAAGTGGAGCAGCTCAAG TTTGTCATGAGCAAGCGCTACGATGGTTCCCAGCAGGCCCTGGACCTGAAGGGCCTGCGCACAGACCCAG ACTTGGTGGCCCAGAACATTGACGTCATCCTAAATCGACGAAACTGCATGTCTGCTGCCCTCCGGATCATCGAGGAAAACATCCCCGAG CTGCTGTCATTAAATCTGAGTAACAACCGGCTGTACCGGCTGGACGATTTTTCGGAGATTGTGCAGAAGGCACCGAATCTCAAGATCCTGAACCTTTCTGGGAATGAG CTGAAGTCTGAGCGAGAGCTGGACAAGGtgaagaggctgaagctggacgAGCTGTGGCTCGTAGGGAACCCGCTTTGTGGTGCTTTCCGGGACCAGTCCTCCTACATTAGGTCA TCCCGGAGCAGCCAGAGTTCAGACCCTCACTCTTGCCTTCCTCAGGACGGCCATGAGTTGCCTCCCCCAATAGCCTTTGATGTGGAAGCTCCCACTACTCTCCCACCCTGCAAG GGCAGCTACTTTGGATCAGAAAACCTGAAGGCCATGGTCCTGTTCTTCCTGCAGCA GTATTACTCTGTGTATGACTCTGGAGACAGGCAGGGGCTGCTGGACGCCTACCACGACCAAGCTTGCTGCTCCCTCAGCATCCCCTTCACCATCCAGAACCCTTCTCG GGGCAGCATGAGTGAGTACTTCAAAGACAGTAGGAACGTGAAGAAGCTCAAGGACCCCA CGCTTCGATTCCGGCTCTTAAAACACACGCGCCTCAATGTCGTGGCCTTCCTCAATGAGCTTCCCAAGACCCAGCATGATGTGAACTCCTTCGTGGTGGACATCTGCGCCCAGACG GAAACACTGCTGTGCTTTGCTGTGCACGGGGTCTTTAAGGAAG TGGACGGGAAATCTCGTGACTCTGTGCGAGCGTTCTCCCGGGTGTTCATCGCAGTCCCCTCGAACAATGCTGCCAG GCTCTGTATCGTGAACGATAAGCTCTTCATCCGCAACGCCACGACCGACGAAATCCGCCGAGCCTTCGCCATGCCggcccccaccccctcctccagccCCGTGCCCACTCTCTCCCCAGAACAGCAAGAGATGTTACAGACCTTCTCGACTCAGTCTGGCATGAACCTGGAATGGTCACAGAA GTGCCTTCAGGACAACGACTGGGACTTTGCTAGAGCGGCGCAGGTCTTCACGCAGCTCAAG GCTGGAGGCAAGATCCCCGAGGTGGCCTTCCTCAAGTGA
- the NXF1 gene encoding nuclear RNA export factor 1 isoform X2 — translation MADAGRWDSHGGSWQGVRRERVLRVAEHDDRVGGSFPQRRKKGRGPFRWKYGETNSRPRNRGGPGPRAPRLEEDDGDVAMSDAQDGPRSRYAPYNSRPNRRGGDNWHDRDRIHVTVRRDRPGQDRGNTPGSSLDAASKNWFRITIPYGRKYDKTWLLNSIQSKCNVPFNPVEFHYENTRAQFFVEDASTATAIKAVNHKILDRENRRISVIINPSAPPQSAQNELKPEQVEQLKFVMSKRYDGSQQALDLKGLRTDPDLVAQNIDVILNRRNCMSAALRIIEENIPELLSLNLSNNRLYRLDDFSEIVQKAPNLKILNLSGNELKSERELDKVKRLKLDELWLVGNPLCGAFRDQSSYIRSSRSSQSSDPHSCLPQDGHELPPPIAFDVEAPTTLPPCKGSYFGSENLKAMVLFFLQQYYSVYDSGDRQGLLDAYHDQACCSLSIPFTIQNPSRGSMSEYFKDSRNVKKLKDPTLRFRLLKHTRLNVVAFLNELPKTQHDVNSFVVDICAQTETLLCFAVHGVFKEVDGKSRDSVRAFSRVFIAVPSNNAARLCIVNDKLFIRNATTDEIRRAFAMPAPTPSSSPVPTLSPEQQEMLQTFSTQSGMNLEWSQKCLQDNDWDFARAAQVFTQLKAGGKIPEVAFLK, via the exons ATGGCAGACGCCGGCAGATGGGACTCCCACGGCGGCTCTTGGCAGGGGGTCCGTAGGGAAAGGGTCCTGAGAGTTGCAG AGCACGATGACCGTGTTGGGGGTAGCTTCCCCCAGAGACGGAAGAAAGGCCGGGGCCCCTTCCGATGGAAATATGGTGAGACCAATTCCCGGCCCCGGAACCGCGGCGGCCCTGGTCCCCGAGCCCCACGCCTGGAGGAGGATGACGGCGATGTGGCCATGAGCGATGCCCAGGATGGCCCCCGATCCCGGTA CGCACCTTACAACTCACGGCCTAACCGGAGGGGGGGAGACAACTGGCACGATCGAGACAGGATTCATGTCACCGTGCGCCGAGACAGGCCTGGCCAGGACAGAGGAAACACCCCTGGCTCCAGCCTAGATGCCGCGTCCAAAAACTGGTTCAGGATCACA ATCCCTTACGGCCGGAAGTATGACAAGACATGGCTGCTGAACTCAATCCAGAGTAAATGCAATGTCCCCTTCAATCCTGTGGAG TTTCACTATGAGAATACCCGGGCCCAGTTCTTTGTGGAGGATGCCAGCACAGCGACCGCCATCAAGGCTGTGAACCACAAGATTCTGGACCGAGAAAACAGAAGG ATATCTGTCATAATCAACCCATCCGCCCCTCCCCAGTCGGCGCAGAATGAGCTCAAGCCTGAGCAAGTGGAGCAGCTCAAG TTTGTCATGAGCAAGCGCTACGATGGTTCCCAGCAGGCCCTGGACCTGAAGGGCCTGCGCACAGACCCAG ACTTGGTGGCCCAGAACATTGACGTCATCCTAAATCGACGAAACTGCATGTCTGCTGCCCTCCGGATCATCGAGGAAAACATCCCCGAG CTGCTGTCATTAAATCTGAGTAACAACCGGCTGTACCGGCTGGACGATTTTTCGGAGATTGTGCAGAAGGCACCGAATCTCAAGATCCTGAACCTTTCTGGGAATGAG CTGAAGTCTGAGCGAGAGCTGGACAAGGtgaagaggctgaagctggacgAGCTGTGGCTCGTAGGGAACCCGCTTTGTGGTGCTTTCCGGGACCAGTCCTCCTACATTAGGTCA TCCCGGAGCAGCCAGAGTTCAGACCCTCACTCTTGCCTTCCTCAGGACGGCCATGAGTTGCCTCCCCCAATAGCCTTTGATGTGGAAGCTCCCACTACTCTCCCACCCTGCAAG GGCAGCTACTTTGGATCAGAAAACCTGAAGGCCATGGTCCTGTTCTTCCTGCAGCA GTATTACTCTGTGTATGACTCTGGAGACAGGCAGGGGCTGCTGGACGCCTACCACGACCAAGCTTGCTGCTCCCTCAGCATCCCCTTCACCATCCAGAACCCTTCTCG GGGCAGCATGAGTGAGTACTTCAAAGACAGTAGGAACGTGAAGAAGCTCAAGGACCCCA CGCTTCGATTCCGGCTCTTAAAACACACGCGCCTCAATGTCGTGGCCTTCCTCAATGAGCTTCCCAAGACCCAGCATGATGTGAACTCCTTCGTGGTGGACATCTGCGCCCAGACG GAAACACTGCTGTGCTTTGCTGTGCACGGGGTCTTTAAGGAAG TGGACGGGAAATCTCGTGACTCTGTGCGAGCGTTCTCCCGGGTGTTCATCGCAGTCCCCTCGAACAATGCTGCCAG GCTCTGTATCGTGAACGATAAGCTCTTCATCCGCAACGCCACGACCGACGAAATCCGCCGAGCCTTCGCCATGCCggcccccaccccctcctccagccCCGTGCCCACTCTCTCCCCAGAACAGCAAGAGATGTTACAGACCTTCTCGACTCAGTCTGGCATGAACCTGGAATGGTCACAGAA GTGCCTTCAGGACAACGACTGGGACTTTGCTAGAGCGGCGCAGGTCTTCACGCAGCTCAAG GCTGGAGGCAAGATCCCCGAGGTGGCCTTCCTCAAGTGA
- the NXF1 gene encoding nuclear RNA export factor 1 isoform X3 produces MADAGRWDSHGGSWQGVRRERVLRVAEHDDRVGGSFPQRRKKGRGPFRWKYGETNSRPRNRGGPGPRAPRLEEDDGDVAMSDAQDGPRSRYAPYNSRPNRRGGDNWHDRDRIHVTVRRDRPGQDRGNTPGSSLDAASKNWFRITIPYGRKYDKTWLLNSIQSKCNVPFNPVEFHYENTRAQFFVEDASTATAIKAVNHKILDRENRRISVIINPSAPPQSAQNELKPEQVEQLKFVMSKRYDGSQQALDLKGLRTDPDLVAQNIDVILNRRNCMSAALRIIEENIPELLSLNLSNNRLYRLDDFSEIVQKAPNLKILNLSGNELKSERELDKVKRLKLDELWLVGNPLCGAFRDQSSYISAIREHFPKLLRLDGHELPPPIAFDVEAPTTLPPCKGSYFGSENLKAMVLFFLQQYYSVYDSGDRQGLLDAYHDQACCSLSIPFTIQNPSRGSMSEYFKDSRNVKKLKDPTLRFRLLKHTRLNVVAFLNELPKTQHDVNSFVVDICAQTETLLCFAVHGVFKEVDGKSRDSVRAFSRVFIAVPSNNAARLCIVNDKLFIRNATTDEIRRAFAMPAPTPSSSPVPTLSPEQQEMLQTFSTQSGMNLEWSQKCLQDNDWDFARAAQVFTQLKAGGKIPEVAFLK; encoded by the exons ATGGCAGACGCCGGCAGATGGGACTCCCACGGCGGCTCTTGGCAGGGGGTCCGTAGGGAAAGGGTCCTGAGAGTTGCAG AGCACGATGACCGTGTTGGGGGTAGCTTCCCCCAGAGACGGAAGAAAGGCCGGGGCCCCTTCCGATGGAAATATGGTGAGACCAATTCCCGGCCCCGGAACCGCGGCGGCCCTGGTCCCCGAGCCCCACGCCTGGAGGAGGATGACGGCGATGTGGCCATGAGCGATGCCCAGGATGGCCCCCGATCCCGGTA CGCACCTTACAACTCACGGCCTAACCGGAGGGGGGGAGACAACTGGCACGATCGAGACAGGATTCATGTCACCGTGCGCCGAGACAGGCCTGGCCAGGACAGAGGAAACACCCCTGGCTCCAGCCTAGATGCCGCGTCCAAAAACTGGTTCAGGATCACA ATCCCTTACGGCCGGAAGTATGACAAGACATGGCTGCTGAACTCAATCCAGAGTAAATGCAATGTCCCCTTCAATCCTGTGGAG TTTCACTATGAGAATACCCGGGCCCAGTTCTTTGTGGAGGATGCCAGCACAGCGACCGCCATCAAGGCTGTGAACCACAAGATTCTGGACCGAGAAAACAGAAGG ATATCTGTCATAATCAACCCATCCGCCCCTCCCCAGTCGGCGCAGAATGAGCTCAAGCCTGAGCAAGTGGAGCAGCTCAAG TTTGTCATGAGCAAGCGCTACGATGGTTCCCAGCAGGCCCTGGACCTGAAGGGCCTGCGCACAGACCCAG ACTTGGTGGCCCAGAACATTGACGTCATCCTAAATCGACGAAACTGCATGTCTGCTGCCCTCCGGATCATCGAGGAAAACATCCCCGAG CTGCTGTCATTAAATCTGAGTAACAACCGGCTGTACCGGCTGGACGATTTTTCGGAGATTGTGCAGAAGGCACCGAATCTCAAGATCCTGAACCTTTCTGGGAATGAG CTGAAGTCTGAGCGAGAGCTGGACAAGGtgaagaggctgaagctggacgAGCTGTGGCTCGTAGGGAACCCGCTTTGTGGTGCTTTCCGGGACCAGTCCTCCTACATTAG CGCCATCCGGGAACACTTCCCCAAGCTGCTGCGTCTG GACGGCCATGAGTTGCCTCCCCCAATAGCCTTTGATGTGGAAGCTCCCACTACTCTCCCACCCTGCAAG GGCAGCTACTTTGGATCAGAAAACCTGAAGGCCATGGTCCTGTTCTTCCTGCAGCA GTATTACTCTGTGTATGACTCTGGAGACAGGCAGGGGCTGCTGGACGCCTACCACGACCAAGCTTGCTGCTCCCTCAGCATCCCCTTCACCATCCAGAACCCTTCTCG GGGCAGCATGAGTGAGTACTTCAAAGACAGTAGGAACGTGAAGAAGCTCAAGGACCCCA CGCTTCGATTCCGGCTCTTAAAACACACGCGCCTCAATGTCGTGGCCTTCCTCAATGAGCTTCCCAAGACCCAGCATGATGTGAACTCCTTCGTGGTGGACATCTGCGCCCAGACG GAAACACTGCTGTGCTTTGCTGTGCACGGGGTCTTTAAGGAAG TGGACGGGAAATCTCGTGACTCTGTGCGAGCGTTCTCCCGGGTGTTCATCGCAGTCCCCTCGAACAATGCTGCCAG GCTCTGTATCGTGAACGATAAGCTCTTCATCCGCAACGCCACGACCGACGAAATCCGCCGAGCCTTCGCCATGCCggcccccaccccctcctccagccCCGTGCCCACTCTCTCCCCAGAACAGCAAGAGATGTTACAGACCTTCTCGACTCAGTCTGGCATGAACCTGGAATGGTCACAGAA GTGCCTTCAGGACAACGACTGGGACTTTGCTAGAGCGGCGCAGGTCTTCACGCAGCTCAAG GCTGGAGGCAAGATCCCCGAGGTGGCCTTCCTCAAGTGA